The following coding sequences lie in one Treponema socranskii subsp. buccale genomic window:
- a CDS encoding alpha/beta fold hydrolase yields the protein MMVNLGHDLVEEGYTVVRFDCAGAGDSEGDWTYMTISGETEDFKKILHWVKDVLTPEKTMILGYSMGALETALCCREILLDGILFWSPVSRAYECFMHLLGKERFTYGMAGNNVDFMGDRIGKEFFRDIKDNPLDGIAAIKDFEKPVYFIHGDADTDVLPENSERYMEVLPHAERKFVRGAGHGYDGWEKQDDL from the coding sequence ATGATGGTAAATCTCGGGCATGATCTCGTGGAAGAAGGCTACACCGTCGTTCGTTTCGATTGTGCCGGTGCGGGCGACAGTGAAGGCGATTGGACATACATGACAATTTCCGGTGAAACCGAAGACTTCAAGAAAATTCTTCACTGGGTAAAAGACGTATTGACTCCGGAAAAAACAATGATACTCGGATATAGCATGGGCGCTCTTGAAACCGCCCTTTGCTGTAGAGAAATTTTGCTGGACGGAATATTATTTTGGAGTCCTGTCAGCAGAGCATACGAATGTTTTATGCATTTGCTCGGAAAAGAACGATTTACCTACGGTATGGCGGGGAATAATGTGGATTTTATGGGTGATAGAATCGGAAAAGAATTTTTTCGAGATATAAAAGACAATCCGTTGGACGGCATAGCTGCAATTAAGGATTTTGAAAAGCCCGTATATTTTATTCACGGTGATGCGGATACCGATGTTTTACCCGAAAATTCCGAACGCTATATGGAAGTGCTGCCGCATGCCGAACGTAAATTCGTGCGGGGCGCGGGACACGGTTACGACGGTTGGGAAAAGCAAGACGACCTTTAG